attgtatccttcgaagctctccaccaaaactttgcatttcccttcagctggtactctgccaaaactattttctcagcttcactacagtccaacaaccggaaaattcgctccattccactaaacttaagtggcttcaacttcataaattgttccaccagtccttgaggtCGACGTTCCATTCTAGGTTGTTGCTGCGCTTGCctatccatcagatttccaatattggccaatgcctgcaagatgtcttccattcggagTTCAGCCTTGTAGCAGAGGCTttagccctcgatggatgagcacttccagctcacACCATGACTTtcatgcaatttccaagcattgccttaggaataatctgagactcaccgtctccattcaaagcaactactactacataagtaacataaacatgttactggtacctaaagacAACTAAAAATAAACTATTAGGGATCTatgagtgaatactcatcacccgttattcaaggttaaccaattattccatttaataccctatggtgtgcattgtcatcatgttcctcaattccCAAATGaagctccttatcactccaatctataaccatagctctgataccaacacCGACTGTGGCACCCTCGATCCGGCCAGGTCGCCACAGCTACCTATCGCTCCACCTAATGAATACCAGTTACAATTCTTTGATATAAAGAGGTTTAAAGAAGGACCGAGGtccataggcatttttttttaaaggagttTAGCGCAACTCATAGCGAAATTAAAGACGAGTCTCACCATCCCTCTACTCTCTTAATAATGGTACAATGCACACTTACTACACATCGAAGGAAAAACAtaagccgagccacttttatttacatttttaagaTGGACATctttgggtcggtacaaccaaaaagccaagacttttagcTAAATATGGCTacagctcaaaagagagatctcgaCCCCTATATCGATCATGTATAACcctccatctacaagtgtcggctatccccAAAAAAGTCAACTCCCTCTCCTCATgcgggccatcacacccatccagGTGCATCGGGCGGTAGCGACGGCAACATCCCCCGTATCACTCTGTCACGGCGGATGTGGATAGACAAGAACTCCTagatgacagggcccccagtcaggcccacatcatacattaCCAGCACCCGAACCCGTACAAACGTCAAACCAAGGATGGTGACACAATCAAGCTCCATACAATCGACCTCCACGTCATATGGAAGACCGTAAAAGGTACCCCGCATGACCAGAGAGAGAGGCATTtgtctaatatgaaatgttggtccccaaaggggtgagtacaaccactcagcaggtaaaagatctaTTAagctactcaatgcatcaaacagaacaatcataACATCATAGTAGAgtacatatcatccatgcatcCAAgtataacttaccttgcagccatgcatatgtcatcataccatatgtgcacacaccatcatgcactcatcatcaagcattcatgcttataccatcatgccataagtgcatatacaaccatgcactcatcatcaagcattcatgcatatccatatcttatgtgcacataccaccacgCACTTATccatattatatcatacatCCATGCACACATATCACCATactatgcatgattcaatttcaactttttatctttcaattggatCACCTTTCTTTCTTGGGACCAATAATTTGCATCCCCCATTTTATCGCTCACACCCAACCTAGcgtcacgaggaacctccggcacacacctccgggcttccggcacacacctccgggcatcccgaaactcccgaggacatccggcacacacacttcgggcatccggcacccacctccgggcatcccgacactcctggggcatcgtcggctcacacctccgacggtatcctcattaatcaaaattcatattcgcatttgtgtctcaatatcaacatggcacatgatgtaatggcaacaagCTCTATTTCAGCTTTTGAACtttgcacaatccagcttgcacagtttttgaaaacattttcattaaatacccaaatgacattaaaaattatgaaattcgaacatgtgatagtcaagaaaTAAAGgcagatacttcatgaagaacactacaccaaaataTCCCCATATGGTTCAATGCAGAACAcgcatcacagcactactaatTCTGCCCGTTCCACTTGCATAGttattgaaacatttttggttaaataggaaaatgaactttaaaaattacgaaatttgaatatgttgtagtCAAGAcatacaaaaatatatttcatgcagaacaattgtccaaaagaatctcatacAAAACGGTATAGACTACGCATTGCAACATTACcaagtccgaacacatcagattacccagtttttgaaatattttcgattaaatacccaaatgacattcaaaacttatgaaatttgactatgtgatagctaagaccataaggtaaatacttcatgaagacataCAAGTCAGATTCGCCCTAGGTAATGAAATATAGGCGGTTGAAACTCCTGTTCCTAGTATcgaaatttccagatccagtatttccaaagaataatgatttcacccacttatacttgttttttttgtctcaaatttgagtatgttatactccaagaagtccttaacaactttcatttagaagtcaaagccaaaatACAACTCGAACATCACAagcaagtcactagaacatccaaggtcgggctgttttctcaagaacagtacaGTAGGCTAGAGCACCACCCttataacttcaatttttcacattctAAACCTCcgaaatttttatcattcaatcACACACACTAAGCAcagcatgcaagagtagatcaagagatcccacttgcctctagaccgagcGAACACAGCAAACACGAACGGAGGGCGAGGCGGACTCGATGGCGGTGAACGGACGACGGTGGACTgcccttctccttcctcttgcgCACGCACagcctccttcttcttcctttcttccttctctttctctcctctctctctttctctcggacgaactcccctctctctctctctctctttctcgcttAAGCCGGCCAtcattttcccctaattttccttccctccatcattagccatcattagtTGTGCATGGGTGACACTTGGCTAACTTCAAAGGACAAATTGGGGGCATGCAAACTGGTCTCTCCCCCCATTCTTTGTGCGATCGACGGCCCTTCATGGGCTTATGGGCTGGCCATTTcggcccatcttaggcccaacACTCTTGAgcctaagacccaagcttaaATAACCTAAGATTAACCCTTTTAAAAACTAACTAAATCCCTATTAAATCAAAgtactaaattgcaaattaaatgGCTATACACTTGCaatcataaatccataagttccaattcataatacatatggccaaagattgaactttctttcccaaaatttatccattaaaagcttggccataaatctcaTTGCGAATCATGGATCAAAAGgctacaaaaatacaataacGGTGTTTCCATCGCCTATCCATGGCTCATGGCATATTTAGGGCTTTTCATAAAATTCTAGGATGTCACACTTGTGATGCCTTCGCTAGCTTCAGAAAGGGCTAGTGAACCCTCGCCAGATTTTGCGAAACAAGGGCATGGTGGCCCTCACCGGCAAAGTGAGGGCGGGCAAGGGCCGTGACGCCCTTGTTGACCTTAGCAAATGTCCATGAACTTGTGCTTGTTTTCGGTGAGGGCtttgtggcccttgcctagagGCTGCTGGGGGTTGTCGACCCTCAGTCAATAGTTGGTGTAGGTCATTGGGACGCAACTAGTGGCCAGTGGCCTTGTTGAtcttttaaactaaaaaaagactaaaaagaaaaataaagaaaataaaagaaacatatcaaaattaataaaattgtcaACGTTGGTTGCCCACGTACGATAGATGGCttccacatcaatgatttttagttaaaattagCCAGATTGGCTTAATTGGcaaattgtgaaaatgtttagtattcaactaacaaaattgaaaagtttagacctAAAGTGGCAAATGTGCaataattttaagactttttggataattttccttttagaaaCTActcgtttttctatttctaatttttcagtTATGGAGAATGAAAgtagttttccttttcttattttaacttAAAGACAGATTTGGGTTTATGGACAAATTGGGTTTTCGTTATCatttatcatttaaaaataagaatgaaAATGAGAGGCGTGCATATCAAGCTATTTCGGTATTTCCTTGTTTGGTCACCTAATAAATGCCGCCCAGAAGGCCTTCTTCAACAAGAGAGTCGTGGGTTCAAATCCAGTAGTAGGAAAACCTAGAATCAGAATGCGTCTCGAAGGGCGTTGGTTCGATCGGTACTCGAAGCCTTCAATGAATCGATAAAAGCAAAATGCTGGATTGAAGTTTGAGGATGAGATATGCTCGGAGTTTGATAGTAAGTGAAGCATTTTTGTAGTATAACTTTTAAAAGCTAGCTTACAACAACACCGGACGGCAATAACAGGAAGATGGATCGATTCTCCGCAAGCAGGACCCCGGTTTCGAGATCTGGCATGATAGAGAAAATCCAGGGACCCAAAATATGGAAGTTGGCAATCAGCAGGCAACGGTGGGAAAGCTAATAATGGCAGACGGGGGAGAGCGAGGAACCAGGAGGGGAAACGTGGAGACTTTCTCGCGTGCGCTCAATTCCCGACGGATTTAccttaaaattggctaaaagCTGTTAATGGCGTTATAAGGTTCCCCCCACGGATGCAGTATAAATGGCTCCAGCGCCAAGGGGAAAGATCAACCCAACAGcgtcctctttctttcttcttggaaggTCCAGCAAGCGCccgggagaaagagagagaccagGAATCCTAGTAGCAGAAGGGAAACGATGGCAATGAAATCGTACGTTGGTGcactgctgctgctgttgtcttttcttcttccatcaaCGCCCAGGTCTTTAACGTCGCGACTTACGGTGCAAAGGGCGATGGCAGTTCAGACATTAGCCAGGTGCGCGTATTCTTTAATGAATAGCTTTACGGCATTCTTTCCACTGCGGCTAACGAGGGTTTTCGTCACAAATTATTTCGAAGGCCTTGCTGAGTGCATGGAAAGAGGCGTGCGCATCCACCACTCCTGCTAAAGTGCTGATCCCGGGGGGAACGTTCGCGCTGACGGAGGTTGCCCTGGACGGCCCCTGCAAGGCCCCGTGGAGTTCGAGCTCCAAGGCACATTGAAGGCCCCAGCGGACCCGAGCCTCTTCAAGACCGACGGTTGGGTCGTGTTCCAACACATTGACGGCCTCACCATGTCGGGCGGCGGGACCTTTGACGGCCAGGGCAAGACAGCCTGGGGGCAGAACGACTGCGACAAGAACACGGACTGCCGTACTCTCCCCACCGTAAGCACCCGTCGGTATTATTCGTTTCTATGTCGATTTCGAACCGCACGGTCATTAGAATAACGGATACGCTGATGGGGGTATATCCAAACTAAGACAACGCGATTAACCGAGTTTTGAGCACCAGGGGGAATTGCTAACACACCCATTGAATTTCGACAGAATTTGAGGTTCAACTTCGTCACCAATGCCTTAATCCATGACGTAACGACGCTCGACAGCAAGAATTTCCAGGTAAACGTCTTGGGCGCCAAGAACATGACGTTCCAGAATTTCCACGTGAATGCGCCGGCCGACAGCATCAACACGGACGGGATCCACATTGGACGGTCGGACGGGGTCAACATCCTCGACAGCGACATCAAGACAGGGGACGACTGCGTCTCCCTTGGTGACGGGAGCCGGCAGATCACTGTCAAGGGGTGACCTGCGGTCCGGGCCACGGCATCAGCGTCGGCAGCCTCGGGAAGTATGAAAACGAAGAGCCCGTGGAGGGTGTCTTCGTCACGAACTGCACCATCATTGGTGCGGATAACGGTGTGAGGATCAAGACTTGGCCTGCGTCGAAACCCGGCACGGCTTCTGACATGCATTTCGAGGATATCCAGATGGACAATGTCCTCAACCCTGTGATCCTAGACCAGGGATACTGCCCATTTGACCAGTGCAAAGCAGGGGTAAGCACATGAACAGGAGAATTAGCATAGGTCATGCACATTAGAAACGAAATGCATATTGACCCGTCCGCTAAAcgaaatcaatttaatttcgaaCGAACTGGAACGCTGGTTTTGCTCACAATTCTAAAGTCGGTTAGGAAACAAAAACGAATCGCACAATCGTTAAACCTTTTACATGTCGGCCCTAATCTGTATGTCATTCGATTTGTTCAGGTTCCTTCCCTTATCAAGATAAGCAAAGTCAGCTTCAAGAAAATCAGGGGAACCTCAGCATCCCAGGTCGCGGTGAAGGTCTTGTGCAGCCAAAGCGTGCCGTGCCAAGAAGTCGAGATTGCGGACATCGACCTCGTGTATAATGGCCCCGAAGGCCCCGCCACATCAGAGTGTGCCAACGTCAAGCCTGTGCTCTCTGGCAAGCTAAACCCTGCGGCTTGTGCCAAGGTCGTGAGCTAAAGAGTTCGCTTTTTCTCAGAGAAGATGAATCAACGCCGAACGTTTCTTTATAAAGGATTTCTTGAGCGAAACCGTTTGGTTTTTGTACTCTTTTTTGCATACCCCATGTAATAGACATTATAAATGATAGGAAGATGTCTGATTGCACGGGATTCTTATACCACGTCGGATTCCGTTTGAAGAAAATCCTCACTTGTACACCTCACTTAGTTTTTAACATATATTTGGTTTGcgaaaaaaataagattagCCTCACTAAATTCTTATCTACTCCGGACCTAAGTTTCACCATACACGAATTATGAAGTTTAAATTTCACATTACGTACAATACACAAATTATGAAGTTTAAATTTCACATTACCTACAATACAcaaattatgaattttaaatttcacattacATACATCAAAAGGGTCAAATAGTCTCATGTACTCGATCGGTTCATTATCGTAAAATCACGACACATCTAGCGAATACTGCGAGGCACCCCGCTCGTGTAATACTTGGACGATAATCAATCGACTTGATCTCAGGACGCATCGTAATTAAGCCCATTTTTCTTGTACTTGCAATTTTGGGTCATGAATCGTGTCCGTTTACTAAATTGATAAACAACGAATCCCGTCACCTTAACTAGCGCGGTAGGCCTAGGAGCATTGATGAAATAGTTTTGCTGTTCTTGATTTTGGGTGCAAATCTTTGGTTTAACGTCCAAATTTTAATTAGCCAAACATTCCCACAAAGGTCAAGATCTCAGATGTGAGCTTTAGGGACATCCGAGGAACGTCTGCAACACCACTTGCTGAGAAGCTTGGTTGTGGAAGAGGAGTGCCTTGCCAGAAACTGGAGCTTGCTGATATTAACTTGAGGTATAAAGGGAGGAACGGGGCCGCCACGTCGCAGTGCGCGAACGTAAAGCCTACGATCACCGGGAAATCATCCCTGCCCTCTGCGTGGGGTTGCGAAGTTGACCGATCTTCATATTCACCGGGCATGTGATCGTCGGAATGTTTAAAGAAGTTCGATTGATAACAGGCACCCCTTCACGCTCCAGGACATGATGAGAGACTGGTGAAATAGAGCTGCAAATAAAAGTAGAacttttgcctttttatttttatattttgtatacTTAGAAAAAGCTATGTACATCTCTTTATGCTTTTGCTGGTTATACAGAAGATGCTTAGTACCACCAGGAAATTGAGAAGAGACTTCTGGAGAAATCAATAAGATGTTCAATTTCTTGCTACTTTGTAATCTTCTTGCACAGAAGTCATATTTTATTCAGAACATGAAGATGTTCTTGATAGATAATTTTGTGGCTCTGTGTTTATCCATCGATGAAGAAAACAACTTGAATTAACAAGTATATAGCtaaatgaccaaaaaataataataatacttgaATTGAATAAATGGGTTCTCAAAGTAGACTTATTGCGAATTAATTTGGAAGTTATTTTAATAACTGTTTTCCTGAAGTCCAAATTTATTAGGAATTTAAGAAATGGTTGATGGCTATCTACAGtttgcctttattttttttaaatggccaATCTAAAGATTATACAACTAAATAGCAGTGCCTTATGTTTCATAAGTGCtcatttgtttccattaaacAATATATTTTGAGTAAAAAGAATAACCACCAATTAAGTAAAAAGGAAGTCTCGAttagaaaaaaagtcaaatgtcAATAGCTGGTTACTCATTATGTATATTTAAGGGATTATTTGATGTGAaaattgattgatcaatgaaaatatCTAACAAATTATAAGAGTAACTGATTTCCTCAACGCATAAAAGGAAATGATTAACTAAAATCCGTGATAAActtttaagtatttttaatTGCTAATTCATTCGTTTCCATTATTAACCATATAAAAGTACATAATGAATAtcccatttttgaaaattgaccttTCTGTTACGGAAAGATATTTTcactttcttaattttcttccttcttctaaaaaaatcattagtTCTATTAATATGTTTCTTCAAGTTTAGacaacttaaaatttttaatattgtaattcCTATTTATTTCTCCCAATATAACATTACAATTAATATGTGCTTCCTTCATTTTCTCCATAGAAGTAAAGAGTAAAAGAGATATTTACGCTGAAAGAGATGAAAATACATCTTTAATGCTCTAAAACTCATGCATATTTCACACGCTAAGAAATGTACAACGAAAGAATAACGGCcctaagaaaatgaaaaagtttaagagGCTGATATTTCACGTACGACATTTGATAATTTAGGGTTAATTGTGTATTATGTCAGGTTGTGAAGAGTTTTGTATAATTTTCTAGAGATATCATATGCATGACGTAAAAGTCATCTCTCATATCGGGTAAAAACGGGATAACAAATaatctttgaattttggcttggttcttgaatttttaatttgtttaatgtgatccttgaattttagcccaatgtgcaatataattcctaaacttttaatttgtgcaatgtAGTCTTTAAAGTTTTGATATGTGTTCAATATAATCCCCGAACAATATGAAAAAGTTCAACATAATCATTGgtcttgaattaatgaaaagattatattgaacatttttatatagttcaagAACTATgttgaatatgtaccaaaagttcagggactatattaaataaattaaaagtttagggaccacatCGAATAAAGTAAGAATTCAATGACCAAATTGTACATTGAGTCAAAGTTCAAGGATTGTTCGTGTcatttttccagaaaacaaGGTTGATCTTTAATTAACATCCGTGgataaaatttcttatttttctagaatGACTTCTTAACATAACCTCGTCATCAAGTGCTAATCCCCCATAGCGATGTATaacaataaatttttagttaCATGACTAAAGCTTATAATTAAATAGATGCATatctaatgaaattatttttctaattataattATAGTTGACATATGGCGTAAAATATGTTAATTGAACAAAGTTTTAATAAATTGTTTAGAATATGTTTGTatgtattatttaattttgacaaTATGCTTGTTAATTGTGAACAACTTTGTGATAGATCTCTCGAGAAAGGAACTTGTGAATCTTAAACGTCCGTTAACCACTAGGGTTTGCCCTGATGCCAtacttccaacatggaaggggggttaaatccccaccttcttaggGAGGGTTGGAATAAggatgatttagtttcaagtgcGAGTTTCAACTCTCACGCCCTATAAGGGGATATgataaaagtctgagagtgagagttagagtgggagtagagtaggaccgacaaaaataaaataaaattttaaacgTTTGTTGTTCCCCCATCAATTAATGGACGATCATGCAAGCATTTTTGCTATAGAAATACAAAAACTATCCAAAAAGTATTgcacctattacacttttgcctattaagtcttaaatttaaaattttattaattaaatgccaacattttgaaattttgccaattgaattcattcaatcattttttatcgAAAACCACTAATGTAGCAGCTCAATCAACGTCGGTCATCTTACATAGTATGATCGGCACTGATgtagataaattttaataaattttaaaatatattttgaatttgatattatttgttgttgacacctaaatttcgattaggtttttaatttagcctctatatttttccttcttttaaataataaaaacaaaacaagaaaaatgaacaaaaaaataaataaacaaacaagaataaccaaaaagaaagaggaaaagtagCCAAAGAAGGGCTGGGCCTGCGAGCCCAgcccttccttctctttttggcACAGCCCATAAGCTCGGCTTGTGCGACCCCCAgccccttctccttcttccctttgtcttcttcctttgcAAACCTGTAGCACCTACGATTGAAGAGAGGGTAGGTTGACGTCGGCCGGAAGTGACAAGTCATgggcgccatcaatgccgagcacgaGGGAGCTCGGATAGGACGCCTGTTCAACCGAGGGGGGCCGGTTGGCGTGCCAAAGGCCGACGACTGAGGTTCTCTGTCAACCGGAtctccctcgcctataaatagatgcACGAAGCCATCGGAAGGGGGGGGGGCAACACCGAGGAAGGTCGAAGGCACGCAAGCTCCGATAGCTTCCcattgagagacttcgggggaggtcCGAGAGTGAGCGAGCCCAGATCTGATTGGAGGTTGGCCGGAGAGGAGGAGATTTGGGGCTGAGTGAGGTTGGCTGGAGAAGGAGGTTGCCCTGGTCCAGATTTGAAAGAAATTGTCCCCCGAGCCCTACCGTGCCATGGTCACCACTGCTTCGACGAGCCCGCTGGACTTCACTGTCGCTGCTACCACCATTTGCTTCATCGCTTCTTGGTAAGAAGGCGTTGCCTCGCCCTGCACTGACGACCTGTTCCGGAGCTCACGATCGATGGGTTCGCGTGAGCATCGGACTGGGCTATCTCCTCAATCCCTCATCACCGCCTGTTCATGTCGCCTCCTCCGTCAATTCACCACCCCTAGCCCGTTCCAACATCACCGTCTTCGTGCCAGGCCACCATCGTTCATCACTGCCGTCTCCGCCGGACGATGTAGAGGTAGGGTTCCACGAACCAGGTTGCGGCTGCGAACCAGGTCAAAAGGCGGGTCGGGCGTGGGTttgaaccgggtagggtttccgccTGGGTTGGTTTTGTTCGCATGGGCCGAATAGTTTTTGTGCcgaaattcttttaataaaagTGGGCCAAATTCGGTTTGGGTTGTCTTAAAAAAAATCCGAGTTGGGCTCGTGTTGCTAGCTCGTCTGGGTCTGGGGCTCGCGGCctgggtcggacccaacccacGGATCCGACCTGGTCgcattttaatattatattatattataatataatatttttaaaataaaaatataaaaaataatttatttttccaaaaaataaaaaatagaaaatatccatattttcccaaaaaagcaacaaaaaaagtcagaaaaggccaaaaatgaatttttttttttttccagaaaaaagatcaaaaatccaaaaaatgcttttatgtcaaaaaatgagaaaaaagaccaaaaatgttttttctccacaaatacatggaaaatctctcaaaatccaaaagccttagggtttaagcaagattaagtaccgaaagggcattagtgattaactagtgtaatcaagttctcgaTCTTAATTTTTCTGGTTGCGtaggagcaagtatttctcttgatacttcgcttgggtttctaatcgacccaccccaaaccgattagtggcgactccgttttaaaattgacttacaggttaaaaacttggactattaaagtcgcgaattggtggacttgggagagtttgGGCTAAAATAGACAtagccgaaccattagcctccgaAGGCGCTCGCCCCGATCAGGCGCtaggaaaaaagaggtcgcgacagcttggcgactccgctggggacttgaagacttaggcctttttttttatcttgtttaaatgTTTTGCTGACTTGGTTTTCTTTCTGTGCAGGATAGTAGCTTTTTTTTACTccgttaaaataaaatgtcttgtgattataaattgttgaGCATGCTTTATTGTTTTAACACTACACATGACACACACAACACGGCCGCCGAACCTGGGCAGCCATAGgatttaggatggtgttaagaaagatacggctTCGAACGCGAGATTGCgttgtagaggttgcctttcttttccccgaatttctttagCCAAGGTTAAGGGGGTGCGTTGCCAACGCAAGACTGCGATGGGTGGACactcttttaatttcaacaaaccttctcagttagaaatcgagctgCACTTTCCATGTGCATGTTCTTGTGCTTGCCACTTTTCTTTAAAGTGACTTCTTTATTACTCAGTTTTTTTTATGGCGCATGGCAAAATAGGTCGTTCATGTAACTCCctttttatatgcgatgggaagagtcgatatccagttcattcctaccccAAAAAAAGAGCTCCTCAGTTGGTGGAGTCAGTTGGATTAGCTTGGCCAAGAATGTGTCAAAGCAAGTATTGGTCATCTCCTTCCGttgctccaaatcaatatccactCTGGGGTTATGCAAGCACTATTGCACTTCTGGTACCCTAAAACATCCACCTTCATGTTCGGCAAATTTGAACTGACTCCGACTTTGGAAGAATATAGTCTCGCCATAGGAATATCCCCGGAAAGGAACTTGCCAAGCCACCGATTGGCGTCAACCCCGTGGTTATTCTATCGCGTTTTTAAAAATCattcggtaagagaaattgTTAAAGCTAACAACAATGCTTTCCCGCTATCATCTTTAACCGAATGTTTTGAAAAGCAATCGATGACCCAAAAAACCAAGATCTTCCTCTTAGCGTTTTTCAGATTCATTATCTTCCCCCACCGAAAGAATGTCATAAATCCTTCAGTCGCATGGGTGGTAAATCAAGTCACTTTTGGAGCGGGATATGTGAACATGGTTTTAGCTTAAACATTTTTATCCCTTAATTGTTTCAaagacgaaaaagaaaaaagcatgaGGGTTGCCctagaaattttacaaatgtggttcttttcccatattAAAGGATTTGGACAtctcatgcaaatattttaaatcaaCGACTTCAAACGTCCtttgcaaaagtttcaaaacttggaaaaatattctcccaaCGAGGAATACTCTCTATGGCGAACTAAATGGTTCGTTGCAGGAGAGGCGCGCTTCGCGCTTGATTATTACAACCCCATCCCGTTGCTAGGCCTCTCTGGAGCCACCtcatattatccatatagggtggctcgtCAATACAGGGCCCTCCAAGAAATCCCACCACCACTCAAACCAGGACTGTTTCGAATCTCTTTCACCCATACAGTCTATGACTACTCGGAGGAGATCCGTATAAttcagaatgcatggagtagaTGCCACACCGAAAAGATCCTCATACCTAGAAAGTTGAGCGGACAGGAAAAAACCCATCATGTGTCCACAttctacatcctcaaccatagAATTCCCGAGGAGCTATAGCCGGTAATCTCCGATGTTGGTGATAAACTCACTCAGCAAGGACGGATTGAGTCTCTTGAAGAAAATTTGGAGATAAGCAAAAAGCGCATATCAAAGCTAGTTCGAAAGAACAAGCAGCTTCGCAGGGCTGAAACTTTCCATCGCATATAAGAA
The sequence above is drawn from the Eucalyptus grandis isolate ANBG69807.140 chromosome 11, ASM1654582v1, whole genome shotgun sequence genome and encodes:
- the LOC104427122 gene encoding LOW QUALITY PROTEIN: exopolygalacturonase (The sequence of the model RefSeq protein was modified relative to this genomic sequence to represent the inferred CDS: inserted 2 bases in 2 codons) → MDRFSASRTPVSRSGMIEKIQGPKIWKLAISSINGSSAKGKDQPNSVLFLSSWKVFNVATYGAKGDGSSDISQALLSAWKEACASTTPAKVLIPGGTFALTEVALDGPCKXPVEFELQGTLKAPADPSLFKTDGWVVFQHIDGLTMSGGGTFDGQGKTAWGQNDCDKNTDCRTLPTNLRFNFVTNALIHDVTTLDSKNFQVNVLGAKNMTFQNFHVNAPADSINTDGIHIGRSDGVNILDSDIKTGDDCVSLGDGSRQITVKXVTCGPGHGISVGSLGKYENEEPVEGVFVTNCTIIGADNGVRIKTWPASKPGTASDMHFEDIQMDNVLNPVILDQGYCPFDQCKAGVPSLIKISKVSFKKIRGTSASQVAVKVLCSQSVPCQEVEIADIDLVYNGPEGPATSECANVKPVLSGKLNPAACAKPNIPTKVKISDVSFRDIRGTSATPLAEKLGCGRGVPCQKLELADINLRYKGRNGAATSQCANVKPTITGKSSLPSAWGCEVDRSSYSPGM